Within the Bacillus pumilus genome, the region ATGTCGTGATGTATATTAAAAACGGTTCACCACAAATCGGAGATAACCGCTTCTATTTAAATCGTTCGTTCGGACAGCCGACAGCGATCTTTATCGATCAAGCGGCTTCAGCCCGTGTACTGCGGAATAACATCATTAATTTATCTCCTCAAAAAGCAATTGCTGTCCGCACCATATCGTCTACTCATTCCGTGATCGCCCATAATATGCTCGAACGTAGCCAATTGGCGACACATACGACCGATCGGATCATTGGAAATATTGAAATCGATACACCATAATGAATGAGAGAAATCCCTCATTTTGGAGGTTCAGAAGGCGGTTGACAATCCTGTAAAAAGGGCATATAGTAATAATTATTTTTCATTTTTCGCAACATTTGCCCTTTTTTTATTGATAAAACCGATTAATTCAATCAGAAAAATGTATCTTCTGAGGACTTCAGTTTGATATATGAGGATATAGAAAGGATGAAGAACAAGTGTCACAGCCGAAAAGGAAGCTCAAGCTAGGCGTATTCATCGCAGGAACTGGACATCATGTTGCCTCTTGGAGACATCCGAATGCCGTATCAGATGCAGCCATGAACCTGGATTATTTTAAACAATTAGCCAAAAAAGCAGAGGAAGGAAAGCTAGATTTACTCTTTTTAGCCGACAGCTTATCCATTAACCAAACCTCTCATCCGAATGTACTTACAAGATTTGAACCGCTCACCCTGCTTTCATCCATTGCTGAGTCTACTTCATCCATTGGATTAGCAGCAACAGCATCCACTACATACAGTGAGCCTTTCCATATTGCAAGACAGTTTGCCTCCCTTGATCATTTATCAGGCGGAAGAGCGGCATGGAATGTGGTCACATCTTCTATTGAAGAAACAGCGAAAAACTTTAGCGGAGAAGAGCATTTAGCCCACCATAAACGATACGAGCGAGCAGAAGAGTTCGTCGAGGTCGTCAAAGGTCTGTGGGATTCTTGGGAAGAAGACGCCCTTGTCAGAAACAAGGAAACGGGAGAATTCTTCGAATCTAGTAAGCTTCATGAGCTCCAGCATAAAGGGGAGTTCTTCTCAGTACGAGGTCCACTTAACGTATCACGTACGCCTCAAGGGCAGCCAGTGATCATTCAGGCAGGGTCATCCGAAGATGGTCAAAAGCTTGCAGCGAAAACGGCTGAACTTATTTTTACAGCACAAAACGATCTCGAAAAAGCGAAGGAATTTTATCAAAGCTTGAAGGAGAAAGTAGAGGATGCGGGTCGTGCTAGAGAAGACGTCAGCATCATGCCGGGGATATTCCCGATTATTGCTGATACAGAGGAAGAAGCCAAAGCGAAATATGAAGAATTACAGGAGCTGATTGTTCCTGAGATTGGGCTGAGCATTTTGCAAAACTACTTAGGTGGGATTGATTTGTCTCAGTATCCTTTAGACGGCCCGCTGCCAGAGATTGATCCAAGCACGTCAAATGCGGTAAAAAGCCGTTTTGATCTCGTGATGAATATGGCGAGAAAGGATCACCTGACCATTCGCCAGCTCTATCAATCAGTTGCCGGCTCTCGTGGTCATAATATTTTCATTGGTACACCGCAGCAGCTCGCAGATGTGATGGAAACATGGATCAATGAAGAAGCAGCAGACGGCTTTAACGTCATGCCCCCGCTATTGCCAGAAGGGCTGGACATGTTCGTAGACCGCGTCGTCCCAATTCTTCAGGAGAGAGGCTTATTTAAAACAGAATATACAGGACAAACCTTACGAGAAAATCTCGGATTAGCACAGCCAAAAAATCGCTACACGACATAAAGGTGAGGTGACCAACGTTGGGATACACGTTTCGTCTGGCAACAGAGGCAGATATAGAGGCGCTGCTTGAACTGACAACAAGAGCTTATGAGCCAATCCGTGAGCTCGGCATCCAGTTCCAAGCAGCACATGCTGATTTCGCTCTCGTTCAGAAAAATGTACAAAAGAATCTTTGCTATGTGATGGAAGAAAACGGAGA harbors:
- a CDS encoding LLM class flavin-dependent oxidoreductase — protein: MSQPKRKLKLGVFIAGTGHHVASWRHPNAVSDAAMNLDYFKQLAKKAEEGKLDLLFLADSLSINQTSHPNVLTRFEPLTLLSSIAESTSSIGLAATASTTYSEPFHIARQFASLDHLSGGRAAWNVVTSSIEETAKNFSGEEHLAHHKRYERAEEFVEVVKGLWDSWEEDALVRNKETGEFFESSKLHELQHKGEFFSVRGPLNVSRTPQGQPVIIQAGSSEDGQKLAAKTAELIFTAQNDLEKAKEFYQSLKEKVEDAGRAREDVSIMPGIFPIIADTEEEAKAKYEELQELIVPEIGLSILQNYLGGIDLSQYPLDGPLPEIDPSTSNAVKSRFDLVMNMARKDHLTIRQLYQSVAGSRGHNIFIGTPQQLADVMETWINEEAADGFNVMPPLLPEGLDMFVDRVVPILQERGLFKTEYTGQTLRENLGLAQPKNRYTT